CATGAGGAAATCCAAGTATTAGTAGCGCTACAATAAATAGATAAATATTACTAGATAATAATATTAATAATAAACCCAAAACTGTCATTGAAATTGCAGTATAAGCATGAAGTCTTACGCTATTTGGTGGTTTTATCGATAAGTATATTCTTGCTAGAAATGAAGTAACGAAAAACGTTGATAGTAATCCAGTAGCTCCAGCGTAACTTACATGCAAATATTCTACAGCATATATTCCTCCAAAAGCTAAAATCACTGAAAATGGTATATTATAAGCTAAGATGTTAATAACTGCTGTTTTAAAGCCTGGGTTTTCAAATACTTTAATTTTTGTAGCATTTCCTTCTTTTTTCTCTTCTGGAAATTTTATGAAGAATGATAGTATTGCTGCAGCTATTCCCAATGGTGCAAAGAACAGGAAAACAAAAGGTATGGGATAAAAGGATAATATTGCTGTCTCTATTGCAGGTCCTGCTACTAAGCTGGCACTCAAAGCTAAGGTATATATAGATAATAGTCTTTCTCTGGCTTTTCTGTCTTCTAATAATCCTGCTGAGTTTATTATATTTGGCATTATTGCTCCTAATGTAATTCCTGCTAATATAGATACTAGCCATATTGTATCTGAATTCACAAAATAAAATATTGGTAAAATAATTGCATAACCTATAGAAGATGATATGAATAATTTTCTTCTACTATTACTCTTAAGCTTAGAGTTTATTATACCGCTAGATATGAAAGTTCCCAGTGATAGAGCTCCAGATATTATTCCTACTTCTGTTTGTGTAAAATGGAAATAATACTTAGATAATAATGGTATTGTTGTCATTATCATGTTATTAGATGCTCTTATCGCAAAAGTCATTGAAACTATAACTAAAAGAATTTGAATAAATTGTAAGTTTTTTCTGTTCATACATAATAGGTAACAAAATTACCTATTTAAATTTTTCATTATAAAACCTTTTTTGAAAAGAAATAAAAATAATGGGTACTAAAATAACCTATGAAAGCATTAGTCGCACCAGGTCCAGTTTCGTATCCTTTAATAGCATCTACAATAAAAAATAAAGATATACAGATATTTTTTGGAAAAGAAGGAAATGAAAATGTAGACGTTATTTTAGATTCTACTGTATCATTAGTAAAAAGAGGATTAAAGATAGATTACGTGACTATAAAAGGTTTAATGTCAATATATCCTGATATAGGCAAGAAAATAGGTGTATGGAGAAAAGGTAGTGCAGCTGATGTATTAACAAGGGCATTAATAACTCTGAAAAACATAGAGTCAGAAATAGTATATGTTGATGATATGGAAAAGATAATGCAAATGCTTCAACAAAAACAAGTTGATAGTGCAGTAGTATCATCAGCTTTAGGTAAGGGTAAAACATTTGAAGAACTTCTTGGAATTCCAGGAAGTTGTGGGGCTACTGTATATTCTAATGAAGACGATTTCATCAGGGCATATAATGAGGGAATAGAAATTATGAAGGAAGATCCAGAGGGTTCTGCAGAATATGTTTTATCTAAGTTACCAATTAAGGTTAAGAAAGAATTTATAATAGGTAGTATTCAGAATTCTGAAGTAAAAATAGAAAAACCTAAGAATTATAAGGAATTTGAAGATCTAGTAAAAAGATTTTCTTAGGCAATCCATTTAAAAGCAAATTTTTCATAGATCTTTTTTACTTCATTACTCAATAATAATTCAAATACATTTTTTGCTTCATTAGACGAATTTTTTAGTAATGCAAAAGATAATTTTCCTATCTTATTATTTTTAGGCACTGTATGCTTAAAAGTCCAGAATATAGCCTCTGTTCTCCATACTACTCCAGCTTCTATATCGCCTAATTTTAACATATGAGGTATTTCTCTATGATGAATTTTAGTTAAATATACTCCGCCATAATTTAAAAAGTCCTCATAACTTCCGCATTGCTCTTCGTATAATTCTTTAAATAGTTGCCCTATTCCTTCTGTAGTAGGATTAGGTATAGCCACTCTTTTTCCTTTTAAGTCACACCAATCTTTAATCTCAGCTCCTCTATATACTATCACTAGATCATTTTCAACATAATCTACCCTTTTTTCTATGTCTAGACCTTCAATTAAAGAAGGAGGTAAAGATACTATTTCAGGCCTAAATGATATTTCTAAGTTTCCGACTTTAAGAGGATTACCTTCAGCTCTTTTTCTAACTAATCCTGGCGGAATGGTTTCAAGGTATATTTTATGTCCATTTTTATTTAGGAAATTTAGTAGTTCTTTAGCTACAAACCACTGATTTCCAGCAAATGATAATTTTACTCCTGAGATATCTCCCCATAAATCTTCTAGTTCGTCAAAAAGTTGTAATGTTATGTCCATAAAAATAAAGCTCTACTTATAAAATATTAAATTTCCGGTTATTCTAATTTGTGCTTACCATATAAATATTTAATATAAGTTAAATCTGCCTTTTTAGTAGTTATTAGGAATTTCAATCTTTCTCATAAAATATAGATTTATTTTTATAAGCAAATTTATCTCAATATTCTAAAGTTAAAGAAAAGTTTTTAAATGTCGAACACATGTTCGATTTATGATATATGTTATAGGAAATGGCATAGCCGGTTTAAGTGCTGCTGTATCATTAAAGAAAAATGGGTATGATGTTATCATAATAACTAAGAAAATAAATGGTGGTTCAACTTACATAGCGAAAGGAGGGATAGCTGCAGCTATTAGCCAAGAGGATTCGCCAGAAATACATGCTAAAGATACTCTAATAGTTGGTGCAGGTTTATCAGATGAAAGAGCAGTAAATTATGTTACAACAGAAGCTCCTAAGGCTATAAGAACGATGGAAGATTGGGGATTTGAATTCGCTGACGATTTACGATTAGAAGGAGGTCATTCAAAGAGAAGAGTTCTTCATAAAACAGACGAAACCGGAAGAGATGTTTATGATTTCCTAATGGGAAAAGTTAAAGAATTAAATATTCCAATTATAGAGGATAAATTATTATCTATAATAGTAAAAGATAATATATTAAAGGGATTTATTACTAAAAATAGAGGAAATATTGATGCTGAAAAACTAATACTAGCTACAGGAGGATATGCTTATCTTTGGAAGTTTACTTCCAATCAGTCTACAAATACTGGAGATGGTATTGCAATAGCTTTCAGAGCAGGAGCCTTATTAGCAGATATGGAATTTGTTCAATTTCATCCTACTGTAACTTCTTTAGATGGTGAAACGTTTCTTTTAACTGAGACATTACGTGGAGAAGGAGCAATACTATTAAACGATAAAGGAGAAAGATTTGCATTTAAATATCATGAAAAAGGAGAATTAGCTCCAAGAGATATATTATCTAGAGCAATATATTCTGAATATTTAGCTGGAAGGCAAGTATTTATGGATTTAACTAAAATTCAAGATTTTGAAGAAAAGTTTCCAGTATTTAACGCATATCTGAAAAGGCATGGAAAAGATAAGAATTTCAAAGTTCCTGTATTTCCTGGAGCTCATTTTGTAGATGGAGGAATAAGAGTTAACATAAGAGGTGAAACTAATATAAAAGGTCTTTATGCGATAGGCGAGGTAAGTGATACTGGACTTCATGGAGCTAATAGATTAGCAAGTAATTCCTTGGCAGAAGGTTTAGTCTATGGAATAAACATGCCAATGTACATAGATAAATGGGAAGGCTTATATGTAGATGATGGAGATATAATTAATATTAAATTGCATTCTGGAAATTCAAGAAAAATAGAAGAAATACGAAACATTAACTGGGAAAATGTGGGAATAATAAGGGACAAGGATAAGTTAAGTAAGGCTTTGGAAATATACTCAATATCTGATTTTATTTCTAGTAATGAAGAATCAAATGCTGCTTTAGTATCATATTTAACTGCATACGCAGCGCTTACTAGAACAGAGAGTAGAGGCAATCATTATAGAAGCTATTATCCAAATAGAGATGATGCTAATTGGAAGAAAAGAATATATTTTTCTTTACAGAAATGATATTTTATGAATTGTGATGCGGCAGTTGTACTTCTGGTTAATAATGAAAATAAGTTCTTATTAATAAAAAGAGTTGAGAACCCTAATGACCCTTGGAGTGGGAATATGGCATTACCTGGGGGTCATAGGGAAAACAATGAGAGTTGCATGGATACAGCAATTAGAGAATGTATGGAAGAGGTAGGAATAAGACCAGAAATTAAAAAATTTTTAGGAATATATTCACCAAATAATAGACCTTTGAAGGTTGCTGTATTTTTGGGATATACTCAAGAAAGCAAACTGGAAATCAGCAAAGATGAAGTTGAAAAATGCTTTTGGGTGGATTTTAATGAATTAAAAAAAGGAACTAATTGTTTTTACTATAAGGATTATGTAATTTGGGGTATGACGTATAGAATTCTAAGAGATTTCAGCCCGGCAACTGATACTTCATCTTTCCGTTCCGTCGACCAGTCATCATTTTAACATTAAGCTTTCATATTCCTTAACATATTTTATACTTCTCTTTATATCAGCGAAATATTTATTTGCTTCGCTTATGTCCTCTGCCTTTATGACGTTTCTATTATTTCTTAATGCTAAAATATTTGAAGGTTCTAGTAATTGAACAGCATATCTTAAGCTATTTTCTACGCCTATTTTAGTTAGTAATTCTAAAGCTTGCGGATCTAATTCTACATTTATTTCCTCTGCTCTTATTTTTATAATTTCTCTTATTTCATTTTCATTATATGGTCTAGTTGGTATTATAAGTAGTCTATCTAGTAAGTCTAATGGTATTCCATGTGGAGACTCTATATCTGTACCTCTTATTTTTGTTACTCCCCTATTAGTAGCAAGAATTATTATAGGAGATAATTCAGATTCTAAAGCTTTAGTTAAAAATGAGAAAGCTTCTATGTCTAGCATATGTGCATCATCAATAAATAATACGCCAGGAATTAATTCTCCTTCTCCAGAATTTATCATGTCCTTAACTAATTTATCAACTTGTTTTCTTATATCATCGCTAATTTCTCTTTCTGTCCATAAGGAAAATATAGCGTTTATACTAATTGATTGTGCAGCTAGGTTTAGGTCTAGATCGTTAAGCGTGAATGTACTAGTAAGTTCTTTTTCTTTTTTTACTGGTCCACTAGGTGTTTCTACTACTTTTCCACCTCCAATTTCATAATTAGTCTCTTCTTTAGCTCTTCCTTCCTTTACTATTTCGCCAGTTTGTGCGTCAATCCAGATTACATCGCCTTTTCTTATTCCTTTTCTTTGTATTTGTTCAGCTACTGATTCTCCAGCCGTTATTTTTAGTTCATCATCTTTTGTCTTTAAAGTAATTTCAGCCTCTCTAGGTACTTGATAATAAGGATTTATTTTACTCCTAGCTACCTTTATTCTTATTTCCTTTACTACTCCTTCATATACTAATCTTTTTTGTGTTATTCTAACTCCTATTGATTTTCTGATAACTTGAGTTAATAATTCCGTTTTCTTCAATTCTGTTGAATAAAGTTCCGTAGCGTTTATTGCAGTAAATGGCGTACCTTCTCCTAACTCTTTAGCTATTGCGATAGATAGTGCTGTTTTTCCAGTACCTGGTGGGCCTACAAGTAAAATTCCTTTACCTGCCATTTTGCCTTGTTTAACAAGTTGTACAATTAATCCAGCTGCCTCTCTTGCTTCTGTTTGCCCCACCATACCATCTGCAATCAGCTTGGCTTTTCCGTGCTCATCTAGACCTAAACCAGTTATATGACTATGAATGCTAGCTTTTTCAGTCTCTTGAATCTTCTTTATTTCTCTGATCTCTACCATCAAACACAAATATACTAATGGAAATATGAAATTAACTATCTTCAACACTAACTATGATTTTTTGGCAGAGTTGTAGTAAAGATAAATATATGATATTCCATTTAATAAAGATGTGATGATAACCTTTGGGGCAGATGAATGACGAGGTGGCGGCTAACTGATGAGGCCTTTACATTTAGCTATTGGTAAGTTTAATATAGATATAATTGTTAAACTTAGTAAAATTCCAGATATAGATAGTAAAAGTACTACTGATATTTTAGATATATTGCCTGGAGGTTCAGCCACTAATTATTCTATCGCGACAACTAGACTAGGTCATTCAGCTAAACTTCTAGCTAAAGTTGGTAAAAGTCCAATAGTTTCAGCATTGATGAGACCATTAGCAGAAGAAGGCGTAGGATTAGATTTTGTTACAGAATACGATATAAAACCTAATATGGCAATAATATTCTTAAGAGATGATGGTTCAGTTTCAATAGTTAGAAAAACTAATCAGAATTTGTTACCTACTTTAGAAGATGTAAAGAAATTTTCTAATATGTTTGATGTTTTTCATTTTGCATCTGTATCTCCTGAGATTATATACGCAGATCCAGCTGCCAAACTTATCTCTTACGATCCTGGTCCTTATGCTTCTGAATACGAAGGAGAAAAAGTAGATATATTATATGTAAATAAAAAAGAATATGAAACATTAAGATCCAAAGTAAATGCTAAACTAACTGTAATAAAGATGGGCAAGGATGGTGCTATGGTAAAAGGAGATGAAGAGTGTTATTCCTCTGGAGTAAATGTAAATGTTATAGATACTACTGGTGCTGGAGACGTTTTTGATGCTGCTTTTAATGTAAGCGTACTTAATTCTAATAATATTGAAGATAGTCTTAAGTTCGCTATAGTTTCTTCAGCGTTAAAAGTAACTAGGATAGGAGGTATTGGGTCTCCAAAATTAGAAGAAGTGGTAAAAAAGCTAAAAGAAGTTAATATTAATATAAGATGTAAATGATAGTACTTTTTGTTGATTTCGACTATTTCTTTGCACAAGTAGAGGAAATATTAAATCCGAAAATAAAGGGAAAACCAGTAGCAGTTTGTGTATTTTCAGGAAGATTTAAGGATAGTGGAGCTATAGCTACTTCAAATTATGAAGCTAGAAAACTTGGAATAAAAGCAGGAATGCCAATTCCTAAAGCTAAAGAAATAGCTCCTAACGCAATATATTTACCAATAAGAAAAGAAATATATAAAGAAGTTTCGAATAGGATAATGGACGGAATATTAAAGAATTATGGAGATAAAATTGAAATAGCAAGTATAGACGAGGCATATTTAGATATAACTCAAAGGGTAAAAGATTTTAGAGAAGCTTATATTTTGGGAAAAGAAATAAAAGACAAAATCTACGAGAAGGAGAAAATAACGGTAACAGTAGGTATAGCACCCAATAAGATATTAGCTAAAATAGTTGCGGAACTACATAAACCGAATGGTTTAGGTGTTCTTAAACCAGAAGAAGTTGAATCATTTATAAAAACTCTACCGATAGATGAGGTTCCAGGTGTAGGAAATACTATTTTGAATAAATTAAAAGAAAATGGTATATCTTATTTATATGATGTTACAAAAGTAGATTTTGAGAAATTAAAATCTGAAATAGGCAAAGCAAAAGCCTCTTATCTGTACTCTTTAGCTTTGAATACTTACAATGAACCAGTAAAAGAGAGGATAAGAAAACATATTGGAAGATATGTTACAATGAAGAATAATAGTAGGGATTTAGATTTTATATATTCTTATTTAAAGAGAGCTATTGATGAAGCATATTCTAGAGCTAATGGAGGAATTCCTAAAACATTAGCTGTAGTAGCAATAATGGAAGACTTAGATATAGTAAGTAGAGAGAAGACGTATAATTTTGGTATAACTAGAGAAAATGCTTATGACGAGGCAAAGTTACTTTTAGCTGAAATTTTAAAGTCTGACAGAAGAAAATTAAGGAGAGTAGGAGTAAGGTTAGGAAAAATATATAAAGCATCTACATTAGATAAGTTCTTCAATTTCTAACTTTATTTTATCTTTAAGTAATAGAGTATCTATTTCTCCATATCTTGATACGTAGTTTAAATAACCTTGGATACCTCTGCTATATTCGTGATTTTGTATAATCTGAACATTAACAAAAATAGGTAATCTATTAGTTTTTAGAAATTTTTCTATTTTTATATACTGTGCTAATATTTTGTAGTCATCTTCTACTCCTATAGCTTCAACAATTCCTTTATCTCCGCTTATTATTTTTGTTTTATGATCTATTTCTCCATATTTATCTTGAACTATTACAAATCTAGCAGTTCGACCTCCTTCTCTCTCCTCATAAAAATTTAAACCGAGTAAAAATGTATTATTGTACGTAATTGGTATTATGAATAGCTCTTCATGACCTATAATATTTACTAGTGATTTTATTTTGACTTTCATATCATGTATTATATTAATGATAGAAATAGATGGTTCTTTCGGTGAAGGTGGAGGAGAAATATTAAGAACTTCACTTACATTATCAGCAATTACACAAAAACCTTTTAGAATATATAATATCAGAAGTAATAGGAAAAATCCAGGACTGCAAATGCAACATTTAACTGCAGTAAGATTAATGAAAAAATT
This genomic window from Acidianus manzaensis contains:
- a CDS encoding DNA polymerase thumb domain-containing protein, with product MIVLFVDFDYFFAQVEEILNPKIKGKPVAVCVFSGRFKDSGAIATSNYEARKLGIKAGMPIPKAKEIAPNAIYLPIRKEIYKEVSNRIMDGILKNYGDKIEIASIDEAYLDITQRVKDFREAYILGKEIKDKIYEKEKITVTVGIAPNKILAKIVAELHKPNGLGVLKPEEVESFIKTLPIDEVPGVGNTILNKLKENGISYLYDVTKVDFEKLKSEIGKAKASYLYSLALNTYNEPVKERIRKHIGRYVTMKNNSRDLDFIYSYLKRAIDEAYSRANGGIPKTLAVVAIMEDLDIVSREKTYNFGITRENAYDEAKLLLAEILKSDRRKLRRVGVRLGKIYKASTLDKFFNF
- a CDS encoding RuvB-like helicase, giving the protein MVEIREIKKIQETEKASIHSHITGLGLDEHGKAKLIADGMVGQTEAREAAGLIVQLVKQGKMAGKGILLVGPPGTGKTALSIAIAKELGEGTPFTAINATELYSTELKKTELLTQVIRKSIGVRITQKRLVYEGVVKEIRIKVARSKINPYYQVPREAEITLKTKDDELKITAGESVAEQIQRKGIRKGDVIWIDAQTGEIVKEGRAKEETNYEIGGGKVVETPSGPVKKEKELTSTFTLNDLDLNLAAQSISINAIFSLWTEREISDDIRKQVDKLVKDMINSGEGELIPGVLFIDDAHMLDIEAFSFLTKALESELSPIIILATNRGVTKIRGTDIESPHGIPLDLLDRLLIIPTRPYNENEIREIIKIRAEEINVELDPQALELLTKIGVENSLRYAVQLLEPSNILALRNNRNVIKAEDISEANKYFADIKRSIKYVKEYESLMLK
- a CDS encoding molybdate ABC transporter substrate-binding protein, with product MDITLQLFDELEDLWGDISGVKLSFAGNQWFVAKELLNFLNKNGHKIYLETIPPGLVRKRAEGNPLKVGNLEISFRPEIVSLPPSLIEGLDIEKRVDYVENDLVIVYRGAEIKDWCDLKGKRVAIPNPTTEGIGQLFKELYEEQCGSYEDFLNYGGVYLTKIHHREIPHMLKLGDIEAGVVWRTEAIFWTFKHTVPKNNKIGKLSFALLKNSSNEAKNVFELLLSNEVKKIYEKFAFKWIA
- a CDS encoding L-aspartate oxidase gives rise to the protein MIYVIGNGIAGLSAAVSLKKNGYDVIIITKKINGGSTYIAKGGIAAAISQEDSPEIHAKDTLIVGAGLSDERAVNYVTTEAPKAIRTMEDWGFEFADDLRLEGGHSKRRVLHKTDETGRDVYDFLMGKVKELNIPIIEDKLLSIIVKDNILKGFITKNRGNIDAEKLILATGGYAYLWKFTSNQSTNTGDGIAIAFRAGALLADMEFVQFHPTVTSLDGETFLLTETLRGEGAILLNDKGERFAFKYHEKGELAPRDILSRAIYSEYLAGRQVFMDLTKIQDFEEKFPVFNAYLKRHGKDKNFKVPVFPGAHFVDGGIRVNIRGETNIKGLYAIGEVSDTGLHGANRLASNSLAEGLVYGINMPMYIDKWEGLYVDDGDIINIKLHSGNSRKIEEIRNINWENVGIIRDKDKLSKALEIYSISDFISSNEESNAALVSYLTAYAALTRTESRGNHYRSYYPNRDDANWKKRIYFSLQK
- a CDS encoding DUF3834 domain-containing protein, which gives rise to MKALVAPGPVSYPLIASTIKNKDIQIFFGKEGNENVDVILDSTVSLVKRGLKIDYVTIKGLMSIYPDIGKKIGVWRKGSAADVLTRALITLKNIESEIVYVDDMEKIMQMLQQKQVDSAVVSSALGKGKTFEELLGIPGSCGATVYSNEDDFIRAYNEGIEIMKEDPEGSAEYVLSKLPIKVKKEFIIGSIQNSEVKIEKPKNYKEFEDLVKRFS
- a CDS encoding MFS transporter, with the protein product MNRKNLQFIQILLVIVSMTFAIRASNNMIMTTIPLLSKYYFHFTQTEVGIISGALSLGTFISSGIINSKLKSNSRRKLFISSSIGYAIILPIFYFVNSDTIWLVSILAGITLGAIMPNIINSAGLLEDRKARERLLSIYTLALSASLVAGPAIETAILSFYPIPFVFLFFAPLGIAAAILSFFIKFPEEKKEGNATKIKVFENPGFKTAVINILAYNIPFSVILAFGGIYAVEYLHVSYAGATGLLSTFFVTSFLARIYLSIKPPNSVRLHAYTAISMTVLGLLLILLSSNIYLFIVALLILGFPHGLTYPLSIISISRTFKQEERNPANSQFFAIMMIIGVVTPTLAGFVANAIGLKDLFGVLIPIVLLLLAMLSKYVKYVDDVISEKPIKNSSSIVKNSKT
- a CDS encoding NUDIX hydrolase, whose product is MNCDAAVVLLVNNENKFLLIKRVENPNDPWSGNMALPGGHRENNESCMDTAIRECMEEVGIRPEIKKFLGIYSPNNRPLKVAVFLGYTQESKLEISKDEVEKCFWVDFNELKKGTNCFYYKDYVIWGMTYRILRDFSPATDTSSFRSVDQSSF
- a CDS encoding PfkB family carbohydrate kinase, with product MRPLHLAIGKFNIDIIVKLSKIPDIDSKSTTDILDILPGGSATNYSIATTRLGHSAKLLAKVGKSPIVSALMRPLAEEGVGLDFVTEYDIKPNMAIIFLRDDGSVSIVRKTNQNLLPTLEDVKKFSNMFDVFHFASVSPEIIYADPAAKLISYDPGPYASEYEGEKVDILYVNKKEYETLRSKVNAKLTVIKMGKDGAMVKGDEECYSSGVNVNVIDTTGAGDVFDAAFNVSVLNSNNIEDSLKFAIVSSALKVTRIGGIGSPKLEEVVKKLKEVNINIRCK